The genomic region CTCGGCTCGGCGCAGAAGCTGAAGGAAGAGCTTGAGAGCCTGCGCAACGCGCTCGAACAGGCGCAGCGCAAGGGCGATCTGGCACGCGCGGGCGAGCTTCGCTACGGCAAGATCCCCGAGCTTGAGAAGAAGCTCGCCGACGTCGAATCCCAAGAGCGTAAGGGCGCGCTGGTCGAGGAAGCCGTCACGCCGGATCAGATCGCGGCCGTCGTGTCGCGCTGGACGGGCGTTCCGGTCGACAAGATGCTCGAGGGCGAACGCGACAAGCTTCTGAAGATGGAAGATGCGCTGGGCAAGCGCGTCATCGGTCAGAAGGAAGCGGTCATCGCCGTTTCGACAGCTGTGCGTCGTGCGCGCGCCGGGCTTCAGGACCCGAACCGGCCGATCGGCTCGTTCATGTTCTTAGGACCGACCGGCGTCGGCAAGACCGAGCTGACGAAGGCGCTCGCGGGCTATCTCTTCGACGACGACACGGCGCTCGTGCGCATCGACATGTCGGAGTTCATGGAGAAGCACTCGGTCGCCCGTCTCATCGGCGCGCCTCCGGGTTATGTCGGCTACGAGGAAGGCGGCGTGCTGACGGAAGCGGTGCGGCGGCGTCCGTATCAGATCATCCTGTTCGATGAGATCGAGAAGGCGCATCCGGATGTCTTCAACGTGTTGCTTCAGGTTTTGGACGACGGTCGCCTGACCGACGGCCAGGGCCGCACGGTCGACTTCAAGAACACGTTGATCGTGCTGACGTCGAACATCGGCGCGCAGTACCTCGTCGAGCAGAAGGAAGGCGAGGAAACGGAAGCCGTGCGCGACGAAGTCATGGCTGAAGTTCGCGCTCGCTTCCGGCCCGAATTCCTCAACCGTCTCGACGACATCATCCTGTTCCACCGCTTGCAGCGCGCGGACATGACGAAGATCGTCGATATCCAGATCGGGCGTCTGCAGAAGCTCTTGGCGGATCGCAAGATCACGATCGAGCTTGATGAGCAGGCGAAGACGTGGCTCGCAAACCGCGGCTACGATCCGGCGTATGGCGCGCGGCCTTTGAAGCGTGTCATCCAGCGCAACGTGCAGGACCCGCTCGCCGAGCAGATCCTTGCGGGCGGCGTGAAGGACGGCGATACGGTGACGGTGTCGGTGCGCGACGGTGCTCTGACGATCAACGGCTGGCCGATCAAAGCCGCGGCTTGATTAAATGCGCTCCCGGCCGGCCGGCTCTACGAAGCAGGGTCGGGAGCGCGCATTAAAATTTACTCGGGCGACTGGGTTTGGGCTTCGCGATTCAACGTTTGTGCGGGGATGTCGCTGCCGTCGGCATTATGCCGACGCGCGCTTGATCAAAGCGTCGAACATCCTGTCGCTGAGCCAGCGGCGCATGAACAGGATCGGCTTGGCGCCAAAACCGACTGCATAGCGCGTCCGAGGCTTGGTCGCTGTCGCAGCCTGAACGATGGCTTTTGCAATCACCGAAGGCGGCGATAGCCGGTTGCCCTGATACGTCTTGAGCATGCCGTCGGCGGTCTTATTGGCATCGCTGGCGTAGGCGCCGCTGCCAGATGTCTCGCGCAAATGATTGGCGGCAATAATGCCCCAGTCGGTCTTAATGCCACCGGGCTCGATCACGATGACATCGATACCAAAACGCTGGACTTCGAGGCGCAGGCAATCCGAAAGGCCCTCGACCGCAAATTTCGTTGCGTGGTACCAGCCGCCGAACGGCGTATGGATTTTACCGCCTATCGACGAGATACTAATGATCCGACCAAAGTTGTGGGCACGCATCAGTGGAAGCACTGCTTGCGTCAGGCGTGCGAGGCCGAACACATTAACCTCGAACTGGGACCTTGCTTCGCTAAGCGGCACGTTCTCGATGGCTCCGTAGGAGCCGTAGCCGGCGTTGTTGATCAGAACGTCGATCCGGCCTTCCCGATCTGCTATCGTTTTGACGCAATCCAGAATCGATTTTTCGTCGGTTACATCGAGCGAAATGATGTGAATGCCGTCATTTTCCAGCTCTCGCATCCGGTCAACACGCCGTGCCGCGCCGTAGACGGTGAACCCGGACGACCTCAGGCTACGCGCAGCTTCCATGCCAATGCCAGATGAAGCACCTGTAACGAGCGCAACTTTCAACTTTGACGACATTACCAGTTGCTCCTGATTGGAGAGGGATGCACTACCACTTGACGCCGAAGCGACGATGTAATCGACTGTTTACAAGTCTCCAAACAACAAGTCAACGGGTGTTTACTTGAGCAGCAAATCCAAGCGCCCTCGCGATGCCTCAGCCACGCGCGAGGCTATACTGGCGGCCGCACAGCGTGTGTTCACCGAAAAAGGATTCGACGGCGCGGGTCTGCGCGAAATCGCCACCGAAGCAGGTGTCAACGCCGCGCTCGTCAACCGCTACTTTACATCGAAAGAGGGTTTGTTTGCCGAGGCGGTGATACCCTACATGAATCTCGACAGCCTGCTCGAGGGAGATTGCGCGACGTTCGGCAAGCGTGCCGCGACATACTTTTGTACGAAAAGCTATGACGGGCAGCACTTCGATCCGACGCTCGCTTTTTTGCGTTCGATGGGAAGCCCGGACGTCGCGCCTTTATTACGCGTCGCAGCCGATACGGCCGTCATCGCGAAGATCGCGCGTTGGTTGGGAGGGCGCAACTCGAAGCAGCGTGCTGCGCTCATTGCCGCTCAGCTTATCGGTCTCGATCTGATGCGGCGCGTGCTTCAAACTGAGGCCCTAAGTCAAGCACACCAGGCCAAGGCGATCCTTTACGCGACGAACTCACTGCAGGCGTTGGTCGACGACGAAATCTGAATAATTCCGGATCGAATGGCCGTGATGATGCGGACCTGAAGTAGATAACAAAACTTATCCGCGCTCTCGAAACCTCCCGCATACTTCCTCGCATCTTCTCACGAAGGACAAAGGGCATGAGCTCGTGCCGCGAGACGTGAGTGGGGAGGGCTTTGATGCGCACATTCTTCGTTGCATGATGAGACTTGTGGAGATTGTCGACGCTTCGCTGCAGTCGCCAAAAGCTGAAGCTAACGTGGTCAGCGCGGTGTCGCGATTTATATGACGTGCTCGCCTTAGTCACAAAATTGTATGACGCTCTCATAGGAATTTCGAACGCGTCACGCGGTCGGTTACTCACAGATTTGTATGGTTGAAAGCGGCCGCTAAGCCGAGCAACGTGAATCATACAAAGCTGTAACCGGCCGAGTGAAATCGAGCTGCGCTTTTCACTTCGCGCATAAGAGAAAACTAACCGCGGCGAAATATGTTGAGTCTGTTCCTGCCAAGCGAATGTTTGAAGCGTGCTTTGCCGGGCGGTGCTCAATCTCGCGACAACATATTTTCGAGGAAGCAAAAATCGTGAACATCACTTCAGTCAACTCAACGGCCGCAAACTCTCTACAAAAAACATCTCCGGCGCAGTCTAAAAATACACGCGCCGCAGACGGCGACTACCTGACGAAGGGGCCAGACCGTTCAAGCGTCAAAGACGCTGACGGAGATTATAAGCCGTCCACTACTGCTAGTCGTGCGTCTAGCTCTGTGCAGCAGGCGTTGACCGATCTCGCAACGCGCGGCTGATTCAGCGTTTAATCTGAAATAAGAAGAAGCAGCCGACGTATGTTCAAGACGGCTGCTTCGCCACGCTCGGCTAGGAACTTAGGTCTTTGTCTGGTGTCATCCTCGGCTTTATGCCGAGGATCTATCTTGCTGCTCCGACCGCTGATCGATGGATACTCGGGACAAGCCCGAGGATGACATTCCGTCGTTCAGATCATTGGAGGGCGGCGATGGGAGCCGGTCGAGCGGACACGCGATGCCTTTCTTTGTGCAGCGGCGACGATAGGCGCGTTCCCAATTGGTCTTGAGACCGATCTCGATCTGTCTCAGGCGCAAAGCTTCTATGAACGCGAGCTTCGCCTTTCGACCGTCGAGACGCTTGAATTTCTTTCTCTGCTTCTTGGTCATGCCGCAGCCGATGCAATGTCCGGCGTGCTTGAATTTGCAAACATCGATGCAGGGAGAGAGAGCTTTCATATCGGTCGACGTTGGATCGCTTTCGGCGGCATCGCGCGCCGCCCAGAATTAAGGCGCGGGGAAACTATCATGACATGTAGTTTTTGTTCGGCGACTTTCAAACCTATCCTCTTGTGCGCGAGAAAGAGCCTGCCGCTGCTGTAGTGGTCGCGTCGGATAAATTCCTTCAGCATCTCGCATGTTTTTGGCTAGGCTGGATCCCGGCCTGCGCCGGGATGGCGGATTAGAGAGTGCGGTTTTAACGGCGATAGAAATCGCTGCCGCGCGGAGAAATCGGTAAGCCGCGGGTCTCTGCCTGCGCGCGACAAGCACACAACCTACCTAAACTTCCATCCTCTCCACCCACTTCGCACGGCCGGGCCAGGGCGGGAAGGGATCACCGAAGTATTGCGTCTCGCGGAAGACTTTTCCGTCTCTGAATTCCATGATGCTGACGACGTAGGACGGCTTGCCGCCATAGCTGATGACGTACTCGGTCGTCCAAAGATCGCCGTGCCCGATCACACGCCGTATGGTGAAGTGCTTGTTGGGCAGCAGTCCGCGTGTCGTGCGGATGGCGAGGCGCCCTCGGATTCGCTCGCCGGACTGTGGGTATTCCAGCACGACGTCATCGTGATAGATCTCGTCCTCGGCGTCGTCATCACCAGCCTCGGACGCGGCCCAGTGCCGGTCGAGCGCAGTTCGGATTTCTGGATCGCCCATTTCGCTCTCCTGATTGTTCGGTAGTTTCAGCCTTTAACCTCACTCTACATCTCCGCAAAAAATTTATCCCCGTTCTCGAAACCTCCCGCATACTCCCTCGCATCTTCTCACGAAGGACAAAGGGCATGAGCTCGTGCCGCGAGACGTGAGTGGGAAGAGCATGCGGGGTCGCGCGGAGAAATCGGTAAGCCGCGGGTTCTCTGTCTGCCGCGCGACAAGCACGATCGGGTGCTCGGCGCGGTGAAACGCTTCTTGCATAAAAGGATGCGGGGCGGATGGCGGGTTCGACGACTCAGGGATCGCTCAGGAGCGATCCGCACTCATACGAGAGGCTCCGGACATATGGGCCGGGGACGAGGCGGAGAGTTGGCATGCGCGGGGCGGCAATGGTCCGCATCCCTAATACAAAAATCAAATGAGCGAGGCCGTGCCGTCCCGCCTCTTTGTTGATTGGCGCAACCGACTCCACTTCGTGGAGCCGGCCGGTTGCGCTTTGTTTGATCGTCCACGGCGACTCCGCTGCGCGGAGCCGGCCGCCGTGGACGTTTGCTGTTTCGTCGTTCCAGGTTGGCCTCCGCATCTGCTTTACAGAACCGGCCGGAGGCGCTTTTGAGTTTGCGATCGGCGACTCGCGTTCCGCGAGTCGGCCGCCGATCGCGTTGGACAAAAATTTCGGACGCGATGCGCAAGGCATCACGTCCGGATGGTGAAGTTCTTAATCCGAACTGGTCGCAGATTAACGTCTTACGCAGACCATGCGGCCGTTGGGCATACGAACGGCGCGATAGCCCGTGTGTCTGACACACCATCCCTGGTTTTGGCCGCCCCAGATGCAGCGGCCGGTGACGCTGCTGCGATGGCGGTTCGGGCCGCAGCCACCAAGGGCAGCAGCGGGCGTGGCGGCATATGACAGATCGATGGCGATAAGTGCAGCAAGACCGAGTAGAGGCGCGAAAAGCTTCATCATGGCAAAGTCTCCGTTGGGACGTGCGATATTGATTATTTTGCGCACGTCATCGCCAGTTTCCCGCCGTTATCCTGAACTCGGGATTAATGCCGTTCAGTCGAATTGAGGCGAGTTGAGACGGGAATGTCCGCCAACGATGCAGCCAGAGAAACGGATCTACTTGTTCCCCTGCACGAGAACATCAAGCTGAGGGCGGTCGGTTCCGTTCTTGGGTTCGACGGAATACATGTAATCGCCCCACCAGGGGCCAGCCGCCCAATACGTCCATCCGATCCAGACGTCCCGGTTGTCGGACATATACTTGATCAGCGCGGCGCCCTCGCGAAGAGCAGGTTCGGCGGACGAAAAACCGAATTCGCCAAGAAAGCCGTGCGCGTGATTCTGACGGGCCCATTCGGTGAAGGCCTTGAGCCGTTCGCTTCCCGATCCGGGGACGGCGTCCGGCGACGTGCCGGAACTGTTGGAGTCGAGATATTGATGAACGTCATAGGCGAAGTTGTTCTCCGGATCGACGACTCCGGTCATGACGCGCGCGTTAGGGGTCGTGGTCCACGAATGCGCGCCGGTCCAGTAGGAGCCCGGCACCAGCAGCAGTTGCTTGGCGCCGGCTTGGCGGATGGCGGCAATCGCGGTGTTCGCGGCCGGAAGCCACTCCTCCGCCGTCTGCTCGTGCGGCTCGTTCATGAGATTGAAAATGACGTTGGGCTTGTCTTTGAGCCGCTTCGCCGTCTCAGCCCATGCCGCAACGAACTCCTGCGTTGCGGCCGCGTCGCGTCCGATGAGGCCGGATTGCGTTCGGCCGAACTGATGAAAGTCGACGATGATCACTGCGTCGACGCTGGCGGCCTTGTCGATCAACGCGACGAATTGCTTCCAGTCTGCCGTCGGCGTCGGGTCCGGAACGCCGCCTTCGAATTGGAACAGTCTCTGCATCAACACCGGCAGGCGGAAATAGCGAAAGCCCTTGGCGCGGAAGTATTCGATCTCTTTGATCGTCGGGAAAACGTAGTCGAAATTGATCCGGCTCTTCTTTGCGTTGAGTTCGGCGCCCGACAGATTGACGCCAGTCATCCACGCCGCTTTGCTGTCCGCAATTGCAGGCGAGGCCGAGAGGCAGGCGATCACGACCAGCGCGGTGCGCCAGACTTTTTGAATCTGAAATTTCATAAGACGGTATCTCTCGCGACAGGAAAAAGCCGAATGGACTTCAGCGCCATGGCCGGCTTCTCGATGAAGTGCCATGACAGCGACGCCGGCACGAGGGTGAGCAGAAACGCGACGAGCGCTTGCGCCAGCGGATGCCAGCCAGGAAGGAGCTGGATGGTGATTTGCTGGATGGGATAGGCGTAAATGTAAATTCCGTACGAATAGTCCGGAAGCACATCCAGCCTTGTCAGCACGCGTGCCGGGCGGAAGGCAACCCACAATGTGAGCAGCGAAATCGCAGCGGCCGCAAAGATCGTGTTTGTCGGCGTGTGCGCCAAAGCTGCCGCAAGCGCCATTGCGACTGCCACCCAAGGCAGTTTGGGCCCGCTTCGTTTGGTGGCCTGAAACCACCCGCCGATTGCAAACGGAATGAACAGGGTGAGGAAATTGGTCGCCTGCACCGGGATCGTGTGACCGAGCGCGGTTGGCACTCCGTAGCCAAGAGCACACGCGAAGCCGGTGGATATGATCGCTCCCGCGAAAATTATGCCGGTTCGATAAGATAGAACGAAGAGCATGAAAACGAGGAAGTAGCTCGCAACCTCATATCGCAGCGTCCACAGCGAACCGTTTGCATATGTGACGGCGTGATTCTGGAATGCTCCGGGAAGCGAATATTCAGTCGAGAGCAATGTGCCCGAACCGAAGATGTAGCGAAGCGTCTGTCGGTCAGTGATGAATTGGCTGAAACTCAGCGTGGAGAACGCGGAGATGACGAGCGCCGTCACCAGCGTGCAGATAATCAGACCCGGAAAGATCCGCAAAAAACGTGCTTGCCAGAATTCTAGTGCGGACCGCCGTTGCGCAGACGCGCTGATCAGATAGCCGCTTATCGTGAAGAACATCACGACTGCAGACCATCCGAGGTCCAGGCCTGTGAGGTGCGTGTAGACGCCCTGAAGATCACGCAGCCCATATGAGTGAGCCAGGATGACGGATGTTGCGGCGAGCCAGCGCAACGCTTGAAAGTTGTTTGCGTGGCGAACGGGACGCGATGTCGAGGGTGCGTCCCCTCTCGCATCAGATTGCTCGTTGGGAAGGGCTTTTTTCAAATCCGAAACAACCCCCGCTGTTAAATTGCTCGCAGAGCAGCCGCACGAAATTTGCAGCTCGATGTCTAATGAGCCATCGCGCGTTCAAGAGCCGGCGTTTCGCGCGGCGTGCGCATCGCATTCGGATTAGACAGGCATTAGACAGCGATGCGAATGCGGCGATTCATCTCCCGTGCGTGTGGGGGTGCATGTGATCGCTGCATTCGTTTCGATGTGAAACAAGTTTTGATAAAACGCGGCAAAGTCTCACGTCGAACAGAAGAGAGGAAATGTGATGCTTTGCTCGCATTGCTCTCTCTGAGCTGTTCCAAGTTGGTCAGGGTTTTGCGATTGGTTGCGGGAAGTCGAGCACCTCCTCGGTGTAGGTTTCGACAACTTGGCTGATCGGTCGGCCATCGGGAAGCGTCAGTACGGCCACGTGCTGAAGCACATGGTGTGGAACAACGAGCGGAACTCCGTCGTGCGGCTTCGTTAGGGTGCCGGCTATCTCCCAATTGTGCGGCAAGGGTGACCAGAGAAGCTTCGCGGAGAGTGTGTGCCGTCGAAACTTGAGCGACTGTGCAGCGCGACCGAATGCGATGTCGCTCGTCTCGAGCATATGATTGATCTCCGGAGTAAGGCGGCTTGGCACGTACCAGTTGTCCGCTTCGGAAAGCACATGGCCTCCGCAACTCAGGCGGACTTGGCGATATCGGATCGGCTCTGATGGACTGATGCCAAGGATTTGGCGTTGTTCGGCGGAGAGGGGTTTGTCGGCGCCATGGACGAACTCGGCGATAATACGCGCCGGGGGTGATGCAAGCCTGTGATCTTCGCACCAACGGTCCAGAGTGAGCGTGGCGCTATCGTGGCTCAGAAGTTCGGAATTGAGTGTTTCGAGCAACGCCAAAGCCTCGAGGCGTGTGGTTACCCCGTCCGTCCAGACGAAGTTCTTGCTGTCGTCGGCGATGGCGATATGAGAGGACAAAAGAGTAGTGACGGTGAAGAATGATGAGAGGGCAACGGAACGTATTTGGGGTTTCATCAATCTTTCCTCGTTGGAGCCATAGGTCCTAGTCTTGGATGGGCAAACGCACCGAGACTGTCGGAAGTCCTGCCAACTTCGGTGGATGCGCCACGTTTGTTACTAGGGCTCGGCCAAAGCGGCGAGCGCAGGATTGCCGCGCAATGTCGTCAGATCCTTGCAAAGGCCCTAATAGAGTATGAAAATGCGCGCTTTCGCGTTGTGAGAGGCCTGCAATGCGCCGATGGGTTTTATTGATCGTTTTTCTGTGTTTGTCCGCGGGAGCTTTCGCCTTGGCGCAAGTTTTCCATTTCCGGCTGCCTGTTGACGAGGTTTTCGAGGCTCACAAACCGGCTCCCGAGGCGGCGGCACCTGCTTCGGTCGCCAATGCTCCGGCGGCTGGATCAAAGGCCGAGGCCGATACCGGCTCGTCAGCTTCGCGGCAGGCTGGCAACGAATCG from Hyphomicrobium sp. MC1 harbors:
- a CDS encoding oxidoreductase produces the protein MSSKLKVALVTGASSGIGMEAARSLRSSGFTVYGAARRVDRMRELENDGIHIISLDVTDEKSILDCVKTIADREGRIDVLINNAGYGSYGAIENVPLSEARSQFEVNVFGLARLTQAVLPLMRAHNFGRIISISSIGGKIHTPFGGWYHATKFAVEGLSDCLRLEVQRFGIDVIVIEPGGIKTDWGIIAANHLRETSGSGAYASDANKTADGMLKTYQGNRLSPPSVIAKAIVQAATATKPRTRYAVGFGAKPILFMRRWLSDRMFDALIKRASA
- a CDS encoding glycoside hydrolase family 5 protein, with protein sequence MKFQIQKVWRTALVVIACLSASPAIADSKAAWMTGVNLSGAELNAKKSRINFDYVFPTIKEIEYFRAKGFRYFRLPVLMQRLFQFEGGVPDPTPTADWKQFVALIDKAASVDAVIIVDFHQFGRTQSGLIGRDAAATQEFVAAWAETAKRLKDKPNVIFNLMNEPHEQTAEEWLPAANTAIAAIRQAGAKQLLLVPGSYWTGAHSWTTTPNARVMTGVVDPENNFAYDVHQYLDSNSSGTSPDAVPGSGSERLKAFTEWARQNHAHGFLGEFGFSSAEPALREGAALIKYMSDNRDVWIGWTYWAAGPWWGDYMYSVEPKNGTDRPQLDVLVQGNK
- a CDS encoding DUF1289 domain-containing protein, which gives rise to MTKKQRKKFKRLDGRKAKLAFIEALRLRQIEIGLKTNWERAYRRRCTKKGIACPLDRLPSPPSNDLNDGMSSSGLSRVSIDQRSEQQDRSSA
- a CDS encoding nuclear transport factor 2 family protein, which encodes MGDPEIRTALDRHWAASEAGDDDAEDEIYHDDVVLEYPQSGERIRGRLAIRTTRGLLPNKHFTIRRVIGHGDLWTTEYVISYGGKPSYVVSIMEFRDGKVFRETQYFGDPFPPWPGRAKWVERMEV
- a CDS encoding acyltransferase, with translation MKKALPNEQSDARGDAPSTSRPVRHANNFQALRWLAATSVILAHSYGLRDLQGVYTHLTGLDLGWSAVVMFFTISGYLISASAQRRSALEFWQARFLRIFPGLIICTLVTALVISAFSTLSFSQFITDRQTLRYIFGSGTLLSTEYSLPGAFQNHAVTYANGSLWTLRYEVASYFLVFMLFVLSYRTGIIFAGAIISTGFACALGYGVPTALGHTIPVQATNFLTLFIPFAIGGWFQATKRSGPKLPWVAVAMALAAALAHTPTNTIFAAAAISLLTLWVAFRPARVLTRLDVLPDYSYGIYIYAYPIQQITIQLLPGWHPLAQALVAFLLTLVPASLSWHFIEKPAMALKSIRLFPVARDTVL
- a CDS encoding TetR/AcrR family transcriptional regulator, translated to MSSKSKRPRDASATREAILAAAQRVFTEKGFDGAGLREIATEAGVNAALVNRYFTSKEGLFAEAVIPYMNLDSLLEGDCATFGKRAATYFCTKSYDGQHFDPTLAFLRSMGSPDVAPLLRVAADTAVIAKIARWLGGRNSKQRAALIAAQLIGLDLMRRVLQTEALSQAHQAKAILYATNSLQALVDDEI